The following proteins come from a genomic window of Sardina pilchardus chromosome 1, fSarPil1.1, whole genome shotgun sequence:
- the LOC134076788 gene encoding B-cell receptor CD22-like, whose translation MPADRMVKGSAVNLTCSSVANPPMEVYTWFRVNESTPVGSGQQYSITNISSEVGRQYYCEARNKYGAENSAVVSISVEVDNTLMVYLVIGASSGCGLLGLLCSACFIRVRCRAEKSEDTSGPCSDKKKAEESNGMDDCDYEDCIFDPTTDMNSVYQNFNPNTQGYDDHDDIYQNV comes from the exons ATGCCTGCTGACAGGATGGTCAAGGGAAGTGCAGTGAatctgacctgcagcagtgttgccaacCCACCAATGGAAGTCTACACCTGGTTTAGGGTGAATGAGTCCACTCCAGTAGGATCAGGACAGCAGTACAGCATCACTAACATCAGCTCTGAGGTTGGGAGACAGTACTACTGTGAAGCCAGGAATAAATATGGAGCTGAGAACTCAGCTGTTGTGTCAATCTCAGTTGAAG TAGACAACACACTCATGGTCTACCTTGTGATTGGAGCTTCTTCTGGCTGTGGACTTCTGGGACTGTTGTGTTCTGCCTGCTTCATCAG AGTCCGATGTAGAGCTGAGAAGTCTGAGGACACAAGCGGACCATGTTCAGACAAAAAGAAAGCAGAGGAGTCCAATGGAATG GACGACTGTGATTATGAAGATTGCATATTTGATCCTACCACTGATATGAATTCAGTGTACCAGAATTTCAATCCAAATACACAGGGCtatgatgatcatgatgataTTTATCAAAATGTTTAG
- the LOC134076810 gene encoding B-cell receptor CD22-like translates to MFPPKNTTLSIKPSDAILKGGSVILTCSSVANPPVESYNWFKVNKSTPVETGQMYSITNIRPEDGGQYYCEARNIHGAKKSSAVLITVKGPPTHTSASVSPSGDLEEGTSVTLTCSSIANPAAENYTWFYSNGSTASEIGSGKYYMIGQGHSEHNGYYYCEAKNRYGARNSTHVHVYFYYAPRNTSASLSPSGEIVEGTSVNLTCSSNANPPVELYTWFKANKSTPVGSGQQYSITNISSEDGGQYYCEARNKYGAENSSVVLMEIHGSVCLSLSLTFLTPFAITEDQTLVIYTVIGVATGSGFLGLLFVVCCIRACCRAEKSEDIDQPSLDKMKEEDSNKTGNNDYGDCTFDYNTNMDPVYQNFELNVPAADGHFDDDEFDDEFDDEFDDEFDDEFDEIYENFEAN, encoded by the exons ATGT TCCCTCCAAAGAATACCACACTCTCCATCAAGCCATCCGATGCGATACTCAAGGGAGGTTCAGTGAttctgacctgcagcagtgtTGCCAATCCACCAGTGGAGAGCTACAACTGGTTTAAGGTGAATAAGTCAACTCCAGTAGAAACAGGACAGATGTACAGCATCACTAACATCAGACCTGAGGATGGAGGACAGTACTACTGTGAGGCTAGAAACATTCATGGAGCTAAAAAATCATCTGCCGTGTTAATCACAGTTAAAG GCCCTCCAACCCACACTTCAGCATCAGTCAGTCCCTCTGGGGATCTGGAAGAGGGCACTTCAGTGACTCTAACCTGCAGCAGTATTGCCAACCCAGCAGCGGAGAACTACACCTGGTTCTACAGCAATGGATCAACAGCATCAGAAATAGGAAGTGGGAAGTATTACATGATTGGACAAGGCCACTCTGAACACAATGGCTATTACTACTGTGAAGCCAAGAACAGATATGGTGCCAGAAACTCTACACATGTTCATGTGTATTTTTACT ATGCTCCAAGAAACACCTCGGCATCATTGAGTCCCTCTGGTGAAATAGTGGAGGGCACTTCAGTGAATCTGACCTGCAGCAGTAATGCCAACCCACCAGTGGAACTTTACACCTGGTTTAAGGCGAATAAGTCCACTCCAGTAGGATCAGGACAGCAGTACAGCATCACTAACATCAGCTCCGAGGATGGAGGACAGTACTACTGTGAGGCCAGGAATAAATATGGAGCTGAGAACTCATCTGTTGTGCTGATGGAAATTCATggtagtgtctgtctgtct CTGTCCTTGACTTTCCTCACCCCATTTGCAATTACAGAGGATCAGACCCTAGTGATCTACACTGTGATTGGAGTCGCCACTGGCTCTGGATTTCTGGGTCTTCTCTTTGTAGTGTGCTGCATCAG AGCCTGTTGTAGAGCTGAGAAGTCTGAGGACATAGACCAACCAAGTCTAGACAAAATGAAGGAAGAGGATTCAAATAAAACG GGCAATAATGATTATGGTGATTGCACATTTGACTACAACACCAATATGGATCCAGTGTACCAGAACTTTGAGCTAAATGTCCCTGCTGCTGATGGTCattttgatgatgatgagttTGATGATGAGTTTGATGATGAGTTTGATGATGAATTTGATGATGAATTTGATGAGATTTATGAAAACTTTGAGGCAAATTGA